A window from Anser cygnoides isolate HZ-2024a breed goose chromosome 1, Taihu_goose_T2T_genome, whole genome shotgun sequence encodes these proteins:
- the PRDM15 gene encoding PR domain zinc finger protein 15 isoform X8, with translation MIFTSPRPGTSHQELSCECVNASEGSGAAEAESSQWTCKVCSSAFQEPQLLTEHLLSHLEQAKGAPQASQNEAVAEKATETPPTDPPVVCDAASASTDSRRKARRGRKPKTAKAETPLVVVEEKEPAAERVADTATEVPPDEVALPSAAEERIMELVLGKMPSTTNSISSVTNRFAHHQNTMSLKRSLILSSRHGIRRKLIKQLGEHKRVYQCSICSKIFQNSSNLSRHIRSHGDKLFKCEECAKLFSRKESLKQHVSYKHSRNEVDNEYRYKCTTCEKAFRIESALEFHNCRTDDKTFQCEMCFRFFSTNSNLSKHKKKHGDKKFACEICNKMFYRKDVMLDHQRRHLEGVRRVKREDFEHSTENMVRYKKEPSGCPVCGKVFSCRSNMNKHLLTHGDKKYTCEICGRKFFRVDVLRDHIHVHFKDIALMDDHQREEFIGKIGISSEENDDNSDESADSEPHKYSCKRCQLTFGRGKEYLKHIMDVHKEKGYGCSICNRRFALKATYHAHMVIHRENLPDPNVQKYIHPCEICGRIFNSIGNLERHKLIHTGVKSHACEQCGKSFARKDMLKEHMRVHDNIREYLCAECGKGMKTKHALRHHMKLHKGIKEYECKECHRKFAQKVNMLKHYKRHTGIKDFMCELCGKTFSERNTMETHKLIHTVGKQWTCSVCDKKYVTDYMLQKHIQLTHDKVEAQSCQLCGTKVSTRASMSRHMRRKHPEILSVRIDDLEQLPETTTIDASSIGIVQPELALEQSELPEGKQHMKAPKRGQKRKQKSGEEEEAQVPEDPAFSEYTEKEAEFTGNVGDETNSAVQSIQQVVVTLGDPNVTAPSSSVGLTNITVTPITTAAGTQFTNLQPVAVGHLAAPERQLQLDNSILTVTFDTVSGSAMLHNRQNDIQIQPQPEAANPQSVAHFINLTTLVNSIAPLGNQITEQHPLTWRSVPQTDVLQPQAQPTQQQSGQQQVQTEQQQQMYSY, from the exons TGAACGCTTCAGAAGGCAGCggagctgcagaagcagagtCTAGCCAGTGGACGTGTAAAGTCTGTTCTTCTGCTTTCCAAGAGCCTCAGCTGCTGACAG AGCACTTGCTGAGTCACCTGGAACAAGCTAAAGGTGCTCCCCAAGCCAGCCAAAATGAGGCTGTTGCAGAGAAAGCAACAGAGACTCCCCCCACGGATCCGCCAGTGGTTTGTGATGCAGCTAGTGCCAGTACAGACTCAAGGAGGAAAGCCAGACGGGGAAGAAAGcccaaaacagcaaaagcagaaacaccCCTTGTCGTTGTTGAAGAGAAGGAGCCTGCAG CGGAACGTGTAGCTGACACTGCGACTGAAGTCCCGCCGGATGAGGTAGCCCTGCCTTCAGCTGCAGAAGAGAGGATTATGGAATTGGTTTTAGGAAAGATGCCTAGCACCACAAACAGCATCAGTTCAGTCACAAA TAGGTTTGCTCATCACCAAAACACCATGTCCCTCAAAAGAAGTTTAATTCTCTCCAGTAGACATGGTATACGGCGGAAGCTGATAAAACAACTCGGGGAGCACAAACGAGTCTATCAGTGCAGTATCTGCAGTAAGATCTTCCAGAACAGCAGCAACCTCAGCAGGCACATCCGTTCTCATG GTGACAAACTATTTAAATGTGAGGAATGCGCAAAGCTGTTCAGCCGTAAGGAGAGCTTGAAGCAGCATGTTTCGTACAAGCACAGCAGGAACGAA GTTGACAACGAGTACAGATACAAGTGCACAACATGTGAAAAGGCCTTTCGGATAGAGAGCGCGTTGGAATTCCATAACTGCAGGACAG ATGACAAGACATTCCAGTGTGAGATGTGTTTCAGATTCTTTTCTACAAACAGTAATCTTtccaaacacaagaaaaagcaTGGGGATAAGAAGTTTGCATGTGAAATCTGCAATAAGATGTTCTACAGGAAGGATGTCATGCTAGACCATCAAAGACGACACCTGGAAG GGGTGAGGCGTGTGAAAAGAGAAGACTTTGAACACAGCACGGAAAACATGGTTCGCTACAAGAAGGAGCCTTCGGGATGCCCCGTGTGTGGGAAG GTATTTTCATGCAGAAGCAATATGAACAAACACCTTTTAACACATGGAGACAAGAAGTACACCTGTGAAATCTGTGGGCGGAAATTTTTCAGGGTGGATGTGCTGAGAGATCATATTCATGTCCATTTTAAG GATATAGCACTAATGGACGATCACCAGAGAGAAGAATTCATTGGTAAAATTGGAATCTCATCAGAGGAAAACGATGACAACTCTGATGAAAGTGCAGATTCTGAGCCTCACAAGTATAGCTGCAAAAGGTGCCAG TTAACTTTCGGCCGAGGGAAGGAGTACCTGAAGCATATAATGGATGTGCACAAGGAGAAAGGCTATGGCTGTAGCATTTGTAATCGACGTTTTGCTTTGAAGGCAACTTACCATGCACACATGGTCATTCATCGGGAGAACCTGCCTGATCCTAATGTACAGAA ATACATCCATCCATGTGAAATCTGTGGAAGGATTTTTAACAGTATAGGGAATCTGGAAAGACATAAGCTTATACATACAG gtgtaAAAAGTCATGCTTGTGAGCAATGTGGCAAATCATTTGCTAGGAAAGACATGTTAAAAGAACACATGCGGGTCCATGATAATATCCGAGAATACTTGTGTGCAGAATGTGGCAAAG GAATGAAGACAAAACATGCGCTTCGTCACCACATGAAGCTTCACAAAGGGATTAAAGAATACGAGTGCAAGGAATGTCACCGAAAATTTGCACAGAAAGTCAACATGCTGAAGCATTACAAAAGACACACAG GAATCAAAGATTTTATGTGTGAGCTCTGTGGGAAGACTTTTAGTGAGAGAAATACGATGGAGACTCATAAGCTAATTCATACAG TAGGAAAACAGTGGACATGTTCTGTCTGCGATAAGAAGTATGTCACTGATTACATGCTCCAGAAGCACATACAGCTCACTCATGATAAGGTAGAAGCCCAGAGCTGTCAGCTGTGTGGGACAAAGGTTTCTACCAGAGCATCCATGAGTCGACATATGAGGCGTAAACATCCAGAG ATCCTTTCAGTGAGGATTGATGATTTAGAGCAGCTGCCAGAGACTACTACCATTGATGCCTCCTCAATTGGGATTGTTCAG CCAGAATTAGCCTTGGAACAGAGCGAATTACCAGAAGGGAAACAGCATATGAAAGCTCCTAAACGTGGCCAGAAACGGAAGCAAAAGTcaggtgaggaggaggaagctcAAGTGCCTGAGGACCCTGCCTTCAGTGAATacacagaaaaggaagctgaatTTACAGGAAATGTTGGAGATGAAACTAACTCAGCTGTACAGAGCATTCAGCAG gtGGTGGTGACCCTTGGCGACCCCAATGTCACAGCCCCGTCCAGTTCCGTCGGGCTGACAAACATCACCGTTACCCCCATTACGACGGCCGCTGGCACCCAGTTCACAAACCTCCAGCCGGTGGCAGTGGGCCACCTGGCTGCGCCCGAGCGCCAGCTGCAGCTGGACAACTCCATTCTCACCGTGACGTTTGACACCGTCAGTGGTTCCGCCATGCTGCACAACCGCCAGAATGACATTCAGATCCAGCCGCAGCCGGAGGCCGCCAACCCTCAGTCTGTGGCCCATTTTATAAACCTGACCACCCTGGTGAACTCCATTGCTCCTCTGGGGAACCAGATAACAGAACAGCATCCTCTGACGTGGAGGTCAGTGCCTCAAACTGATGTCTTGCAGCCCCAGGCACAGCCAACGCAACAGCAGTCAGGACAGCAACAGGTTCAAacagagcaacaacaacagatGTATAGCTACTAA
- the PRDM15 gene encoding PR domain zinc finger protein 15 isoform X7, with the protein MIFTSPRPGTSHQELSCECDMCLVVMEYDKEGNKVSSKPSTAVFPHKKTKKSSIPVADPAVNASEGSGAAEAESSQWTCKVCSSAFQEPQLLTEHLLSHLEQAKGAPQASQNEAVAEKATETPPTDPPVVCDAASASTDSRRKARRGRKPKTAKAETPLVVVEEKEPAAERVADTATEVPPDEVALPSAAEERIMELVLGKMPSTTNSISSVTNRFAHHQNTMSLKRSLILSSRHGIRRKLIKQLGEHKRVYQCSICSKIFQNSSNLSRHIRSHGDKLFKCEECAKLFSRKESLKQHVSYKHSRNEVDNEYRYKCTTCEKAFRIESALEFHNCRTDDKTFQCEMCFRFFSTNSNLSKHKKKHGDKKFACEICNKMFYRKDVMLDHQRRHLEGVRRVKREDFEHSTENMVRYKKEPSGCPVCGKVFSCRSNMNKHLLTHGDKKYTCEICGRKFFRVDVLRDHIHVHFKDIALMDDHQREEFIGKIGISSEENDDNSDESADSEPHKYSCKRCQLTFGRGKEYLKHIMDVHKEKGYGCSICNRRFALKATYHAHMVIHRENLPDPNVQKYIHPCEICGRIFNSIGNLERHKLIHTGVKSHACEQCGKSFARKDMLKEHMRVHDNIREYLCAECGKGMKTKHALRHHMKLHKGIKEYECKECHRKFAQKVNMLKHYKRHTGIKDFMCELCGKTFSERNTMETHKLIHTVGKQWTCSVCDKKYVTDYMLQKHIQLTHDKVEAQSCQLCGTKVSTRASMSRHMRRKHPEILSVRIDDLEQLPETTTIDASSIGIVQPELALEQSELPEGKQHMKAPKRGQKRKQKSGEEEEAQVPEDPAFSEYTEKEAEFTGNVGDETNSAVQSIQQVVVTLGDPNVTAPSSSVGLTNITVTPITTAAGTQFTNLQPVAVGHLAAPERQLQLDNSILTVTFDTVSGSAMLHNRQNDIQIQPQPEAANPQSVAHFINLTTLVNSIAPLGNQITEQHPLTWRSVPQTDVLQPQAQPTQQQSGQQQVQTEQQQQMYSY; encoded by the exons TGAACGCTTCAGAAGGCAGCggagctgcagaagcagagtCTAGCCAGTGGACGTGTAAAGTCTGTTCTTCTGCTTTCCAAGAGCCTCAGCTGCTGACAG AGCACTTGCTGAGTCACCTGGAACAAGCTAAAGGTGCTCCCCAAGCCAGCCAAAATGAGGCTGTTGCAGAGAAAGCAACAGAGACTCCCCCCACGGATCCGCCAGTGGTTTGTGATGCAGCTAGTGCCAGTACAGACTCAAGGAGGAAAGCCAGACGGGGAAGAAAGcccaaaacagcaaaagcagaaacaccCCTTGTCGTTGTTGAAGAGAAGGAGCCTGCAG CGGAACGTGTAGCTGACACTGCGACTGAAGTCCCGCCGGATGAGGTAGCCCTGCCTTCAGCTGCAGAAGAGAGGATTATGGAATTGGTTTTAGGAAAGATGCCTAGCACCACAAACAGCATCAGTTCAGTCACAAA TAGGTTTGCTCATCACCAAAACACCATGTCCCTCAAAAGAAGTTTAATTCTCTCCAGTAGACATGGTATACGGCGGAAGCTGATAAAACAACTCGGGGAGCACAAACGAGTCTATCAGTGCAGTATCTGCAGTAAGATCTTCCAGAACAGCAGCAACCTCAGCAGGCACATCCGTTCTCATG GTGACAAACTATTTAAATGTGAGGAATGCGCAAAGCTGTTCAGCCGTAAGGAGAGCTTGAAGCAGCATGTTTCGTACAAGCACAGCAGGAACGAA GTTGACAACGAGTACAGATACAAGTGCACAACATGTGAAAAGGCCTTTCGGATAGAGAGCGCGTTGGAATTCCATAACTGCAGGACAG ATGACAAGACATTCCAGTGTGAGATGTGTTTCAGATTCTTTTCTACAAACAGTAATCTTtccaaacacaagaaaaagcaTGGGGATAAGAAGTTTGCATGTGAAATCTGCAATAAGATGTTCTACAGGAAGGATGTCATGCTAGACCATCAAAGACGACACCTGGAAG GGGTGAGGCGTGTGAAAAGAGAAGACTTTGAACACAGCACGGAAAACATGGTTCGCTACAAGAAGGAGCCTTCGGGATGCCCCGTGTGTGGGAAG GTATTTTCATGCAGAAGCAATATGAACAAACACCTTTTAACACATGGAGACAAGAAGTACACCTGTGAAATCTGTGGGCGGAAATTTTTCAGGGTGGATGTGCTGAGAGATCATATTCATGTCCATTTTAAG GATATAGCACTAATGGACGATCACCAGAGAGAAGAATTCATTGGTAAAATTGGAATCTCATCAGAGGAAAACGATGACAACTCTGATGAAAGTGCAGATTCTGAGCCTCACAAGTATAGCTGCAAAAGGTGCCAG TTAACTTTCGGCCGAGGGAAGGAGTACCTGAAGCATATAATGGATGTGCACAAGGAGAAAGGCTATGGCTGTAGCATTTGTAATCGACGTTTTGCTTTGAAGGCAACTTACCATGCACACATGGTCATTCATCGGGAGAACCTGCCTGATCCTAATGTACAGAA ATACATCCATCCATGTGAAATCTGTGGAAGGATTTTTAACAGTATAGGGAATCTGGAAAGACATAAGCTTATACATACAG gtgtaAAAAGTCATGCTTGTGAGCAATGTGGCAAATCATTTGCTAGGAAAGACATGTTAAAAGAACACATGCGGGTCCATGATAATATCCGAGAATACTTGTGTGCAGAATGTGGCAAAG GAATGAAGACAAAACATGCGCTTCGTCACCACATGAAGCTTCACAAAGGGATTAAAGAATACGAGTGCAAGGAATGTCACCGAAAATTTGCACAGAAAGTCAACATGCTGAAGCATTACAAAAGACACACAG GAATCAAAGATTTTATGTGTGAGCTCTGTGGGAAGACTTTTAGTGAGAGAAATACGATGGAGACTCATAAGCTAATTCATACAG TAGGAAAACAGTGGACATGTTCTGTCTGCGATAAGAAGTATGTCACTGATTACATGCTCCAGAAGCACATACAGCTCACTCATGATAAGGTAGAAGCCCAGAGCTGTCAGCTGTGTGGGACAAAGGTTTCTACCAGAGCATCCATGAGTCGACATATGAGGCGTAAACATCCAGAG ATCCTTTCAGTGAGGATTGATGATTTAGAGCAGCTGCCAGAGACTACTACCATTGATGCCTCCTCAATTGGGATTGTTCAG CCAGAATTAGCCTTGGAACAGAGCGAATTACCAGAAGGGAAACAGCATATGAAAGCTCCTAAACGTGGCCAGAAACGGAAGCAAAAGTcaggtgaggaggaggaagctcAAGTGCCTGAGGACCCTGCCTTCAGTGAATacacagaaaaggaagctgaatTTACAGGAAATGTTGGAGATGAAACTAACTCAGCTGTACAGAGCATTCAGCAG gtGGTGGTGACCCTTGGCGACCCCAATGTCACAGCCCCGTCCAGTTCCGTCGGGCTGACAAACATCACCGTTACCCCCATTACGACGGCCGCTGGCACCCAGTTCACAAACCTCCAGCCGGTGGCAGTGGGCCACCTGGCTGCGCCCGAGCGCCAGCTGCAGCTGGACAACTCCATTCTCACCGTGACGTTTGACACCGTCAGTGGTTCCGCCATGCTGCACAACCGCCAGAATGACATTCAGATCCAGCCGCAGCCGGAGGCCGCCAACCCTCAGTCTGTGGCCCATTTTATAAACCTGACCACCCTGGTGAACTCCATTGCTCCTCTGGGGAACCAGATAACAGAACAGCATCCTCTGACGTGGAGGTCAGTGCCTCAAACTGATGTCTTGCAGCCCCAGGCACAGCCAACGCAACAGCAGTCAGGACAGCAACAGGTTCAAacagagcaacaacaacagatGTATAGCTACTAA